One Brachybacterium aquaticum genomic region harbors:
- a CDS encoding DUF4188 domain-containing protein, which yields MEVTISREAHVMLHDATPQDPLDASSRDASSGSAADSARRPPNLTHAPLDGLDELVVFQIGMTVRKPWRPDLWGPVFTAMPRMLAELGRAKAAHERGEGKDLGFLGAEAMIGPSGPWVVQYWKSTEHLYEYARMGSLAHLPAWKAFNVAARKHPGAVGIWHETYAVPVDRIETFYGNGAAVGLAKMVGAVPVASRGRTARQRLGTR from the coding sequence TTGGAAGTCACCATCAGCCGGGAGGCACACGTCATGCTCCACGACGCGACCCCGCAGGACCCCCTCGACGCCTCGTCCCGCGACGCCTCGTCCGGCTCCGCCGCTGACTCTGCCCGTCGGCCCCCGAACCTCACCCACGCCCCGCTCGACGGGCTCGACGAGCTGGTCGTCTTTCAGATCGGCATGACCGTGCGCAAGCCGTGGCGGCCCGATCTGTGGGGTCCGGTCTTCACCGCGATGCCGCGGATGCTCGCCGAGCTCGGCCGGGCGAAGGCCGCCCATGAGCGCGGCGAGGGCAAGGACCTGGGCTTCCTCGGCGCCGAGGCGATGATCGGCCCATCGGGCCCGTGGGTGGTGCAGTACTGGAAGAGCACCGAGCATCTCTACGAGTACGCGCGCATGGGCTCGCTCGCGCACCTGCCGGCGTGGAAGGCGTTCAACGTCGCGGCCCGCAAGCACCCCGGCGCGGTCGGGATCTGGCACGAGACCTACGCGGTGCCGGTGGACCGGATCGAGACCTTCTACGGCAACGGCGCGGCCGTGGGCCTGGCGAAGATGGTCGGCGCGGTGCCGGTCGCCTCCCGAGGCCGCACGGCCCGCCAAAGGCTCGGGACGCGCTGA